Proteins found in one Ovis canadensis isolate MfBH-ARS-UI-01 breed Bighorn chromosome 20, ARS-UI_OviCan_v2, whole genome shotgun sequence genomic segment:
- the TDRD6 gene encoding tudor domain-containing protein 6 isoform X2 translates to MCSTPGLPTPGASLVLRVSFVDVQPEVIPVQLWGLLGERRDEYVRLSREIQEAAAAARGPWMLGGASALPGELCLVQVGRLWHRGRVVSRQAQESRVFLLDEGRTIAAGAGSLAPGRSEFFHLPSEVLGCVLAGLVPVGGGGAGGGEPQHWAASAVDFLRHLQGKEVHGRVLDVLLLHRLVLLEVPELSQQMQELGLARQVPEGVFRSLLKRCLSAATPILGPRAPVVPRVPPKQEQPGLDYFYPQLQLGVTEPVVVTQVCHPHRIHCQLRSLSQEIHRLSESMAQVYRGSPGTGDEHSTSAPWEDREESPDKPGSPCASCGLDGLWYRALLLETFRPQRCAQVLHVDYGRKELVSCSSLRYLLPEYFRMPVVTYPCALYGLWDGGRGWSRSQVGDLKALILGQAVNAKIEFYCSFEHVYYVTLYGEDGINLNCVFGVQSCCLADRFLQSQGREEEEEEEEPETAFQCQSSAEEMDEEISLPTLPSIRLKMNTFYDAQVEFVKNPSEFWIRLRKHNGTFSKLMKKMCSFYASASKLDGVILKPEADDLCCVKWKENGYFRAMVTRLDDQNVDVFLVDRGNSENVDRYDVRMLLPQFRRLPVLALQCTLADIWPLEENWSQEAISFFKKTVLHKELVIHVLDKQDNQYIIEILDESRTGEENISKVMAQAGFAKYHEFETKDSLSISVHSPGHVSNHFTTDSNRISSAKKEVEQKAVRDGKTTAVPEVVTDTAVMTNVSAGLVQDNEKRMSVYSPLVQNFLGIESGSSCKGELQVGTTVEVRVSYIENPGHFWCQLTRNTQRFKALMGSIQDYCNNAAPPHQGTTPACLAKRTADGKWSRALITRAQSSEYVNIIFVDYGDKEIISVKNIYSITEEFLKAKVQAFRCSLYNLIQPMGQNPFLWDEKAIQAFIEFIDNARENNLELKCTIFALASIHDELFNVVDLLTPFRSVCHFLVQKRLARPVKLQKPLEFSVQLHSYFYSTYDMKIGSEESVYITHVDDPWTFYCQLGRNASILEQLSHHITQLSQVLLHLRTSHLVPGTLCLAKYTDGNWCRGVIIEKEPNKVFFVDFGNIHVVTSDDLCPVPSDAHNVLLLPMQAIKCSLSDVPDHIPEEVTAWFRETVLDKSLKALVVAKDPDGRLIIELYNDSIQINATINEKLGLRGYKGGTRRRKSKALLSTTETLEVKKEDVKLSPTEYLSKSENKPDSMALLGETYKPKISSACRELKFLQSSTKTNLVTPHQDSMGNKNNQVSPLTTDKKSESSPEPSLKATKLEASLSERKLRDSCDRGLPLKISELPKKAIMPGFKTTVYVSHVNDLSDFYVQLTEDEAEIDHLSERLNDTRTRPEYYAGPPLQRGDVIRAVFPEDNLWYRAVVKEPQPNDLLSVQFIDYGNVSVVHANKIGKLDRVNALLPGLCIPCSLKGFGVPGLLNHKEVTHYFSRRTDEAPIRCEFVQFQDKWEVTLADEHGIIAEDIVSRYAFSEKSQLEFSTQIVQGACSTSVSKTDVDTSMFLNWYNPKMKMIRAYATVIDGPEYFWCQFADTKKLQHLEVEVQTAGEQATDQRSRIHCPRIGDPCIVRYREDGHYYRALVTSICEDYLVSIRLVDFGNIEDSVDPKALWNIPSELLAVPMQAFPCCLSGFNISQGACPREGCDYFYEIVTEDVLEITILDIKRDVCDIPLAIVDLKSKGESISEKMKKYSKIGMTGSDLRYEKNDAEIKGALVFPSPDVGLKKSISKLGQERILHVESQTAEFLERLNKDLNILETQPGKFYDPKTDNIFEAFENPGKDKVGTELLEEKIKGLFGDKAKFDDKSPMSGFNTFLPHAAEAKEVLELNSLEVPLSPDDESKEFLELESIELQHSLVGDEEKEDLGLVPPTITLPQGCDPEVTLPPLPGQLPLNCEDEKQPELELPTAQLCLEDRINPLSLTVSQKAQESLCTEDVRGSSCAESSDEERRLRLRRQTFDAKMQIEMSIYKEEFTECTNRDAMSSLTALFSEEEYRDARKHNYTLPDHIPAQPENAYTLKGFTVGSKCVVWSSLRNTWSKCEILEIAEEGTKKRGLEMMEI, encoded by the exons ATGTGCTCGACGCCCGGGCTGCCGACGCCGGGGGCCTCGCTGGTGCTGCGGGTGTCCTTCGTGGACGTGCAGCCCGAGGTGATTCCCGTGCAGCTGTGGGGGCTGCTGGGCGAGCGGCGAGACGAGTACGTGCGGCTGAGCCGGGAGATCCAGGAAGCGGCGGCGGCTGCGCGTGGCCCGTGGATGCTGGGCGGTGCCTCGGCCTTGCCTGGCGAGCTGTGCCTGGTGCAGGTGGGCAGGCTGTGGCACCGCGGCCGCGTGGTCAGCCGGCAGGCGCAGGAGAGCCGGGTCTTCCTGCTGGACGAGGGCCGCACCATCGCGGCCGGGGCGGGCTCGCTGGCTCCCGGGCGCAGCGAGTTCTTCCACCTGCCGTCGGAGGTGCTGGGCTGCGTGCTGGCCGGCCTGGTGCCggtgggcggcggcggcgcgggcggggGCGAGCCCCAGCACTGGGCGGCCAGCGCTGTGGACTTCCTTAGGCACCTGCAGGGCAAGGAAGTGCACGGGCGCGTCCTGGACGTGCTGCTGCTCCACCGGCTGGTCCTCCTGGAGGTGCCCGAGCTGTCCCAGCAGATGCAGGAGCTCGGCCTGGCTCGGCAGGTGCCTGAAGGCGTCTTCCGCTCCCTGCTAAAGCGCTGCCTCTCGGCCGCAACGCCTATCCTGGGCCCCAGGGCCCCGGTGGTCCCGCGAGTTCCCCCTAAGCAGGAGCAGCCTGGCCTGGATTACTTCTACCCTCAGCTGCAGCTGGGCGTGACGGAGCCCGTGGTGGTTACCCAGGTGTGCCATCCCCACCGCATTCACTGCCAGCTCCGCAGCCTCTCGCAGGAGATCCACCGCCTCTCCGAAAGCATGGCTCAGGTATACCGGGGCTCCCCGGGGACTGGGGACGAGCACTCTACCAGTGCCCCCTGGGAGGACAGAGAGGAGAGCCCAGACAAGCCTGGCTCTCCTTGCGCATCCTGCGGGTTGGATGGACTTTGGTACAGGGCGCTCTTGCTTGAGACTTTCCGGCCCCAGCGCTGTGCCCAGGTGCTTCACGTCGACTATGGAAGGAAGGAGTTAGTGAGTTGTAGTAGCCTCCGCTACTTGCTGCCTGAATATTTTCGGATGCCTGTGGTGACCTACCCTTGCGCACTGTACGGACTCTGGGATGGTGGGAGAGGTTGGTCTCGGTCACAGGTCGGTGACCTGAAGGCACTGATTCTGGGCCAGGCAGTGAACGCAAAGATTGAATTTTATTGTTCCTTCGAGCATGTGTATTACGTCACCTTATATGGCGAAGATGGGATTAATCTTAACTGTGTGTTCGGAGTACAGTCCTGTTGCTTGGCTGACCGGTTCCTTCAGAGCCAgggcagagaagaggaggaagaggaggaagaaccGGAAACAGCTTTTCAGTGTCAATCTTCTGcggaagaaatggatgaagagATTTCACTCCCCACCTTACCATCTATCAGGTTAAAGATGAACACCTTCTATGACGCCCAGGTGGAGTTTGTGAAAAATCCTTCTGAGTTTTGGATTAGGTTGAGGAAACACAATGGCACCTTCAGCAAACTGATGAAGAAAATGTGCAGTTTCTATGCCTCTGCCAGTAAGCTGGATGGGGTCATCTTGAAACCCGAAGCCGATGATCTTTGCTGTgtcaaatggaaagaaaatggctACTTCCGGGCTATGGTCACCCGATTAGACGACCAGAATGTGGATGTGTTCTTAGTTGACCGGGGCAATTCAGAAAACGTGGACCGGTATGACGTGAGGATGCTGCTCCCTCAGTTTAGGCGGCTACCAGTATTGGCCCTGCAGTGCACCCTGGCCGATATTTGGCCTTTGGAAGAAAACTGGAGCCAAGAggcaatttccttttttaaaaagactgtgcTCCACAAAGAGTTAGTTATCCATGTCCTTGATAAGCAGGATAATCAGTATATTATTGAGATTCTTGATGAATCAAGAACGGGAGAGGAAAACATTAGTAAGGTGATGGCTCAAGCTGGATTTGCCAAGTACCACGAATTTGAAACAAAGGACAGTCTTTCCATAAGTGTCCACTCTCCAGGGCATGTTTCAAACCATTTTACCACAGACAGTAACAGAATATCTTCTGCCAAGAAGGAAGTAGAACAAAAAGCCGTGAGAGATGGTAAAACTACAGCTGTTCCAGAAGTAGTGACTGACACAGCAGTTATGACAAACGTTTCAGCTGGACTTGTGCAGGACAATGAGAAAAGAATGTCTGTTTACTCTCCTCTGGTACAGAATTTCTTGGGAATTGAGTCAGGCTCTTCTTGTAAAGGAGAGCTACAAGTTGGAACTACAGTCGAAGTCAGAGTATCTTACATTGAAAATCCCGGCCATTTTTGGTGTCAGCTGACCAGGAACACCCAAAGATTTAAAGCGCTCATGGGTAGTATTCAGGACTATTGCAACAACGCAGCTCCTCCCCACCAGGGAACTACTCCTGCTTGTTTGGCAAAACGAACAGCAGATGGAAAATGGTCCAGAGCTCTAATTACCAGGGCACAATCTTCAGAGTATGTCAACATCATATTTGTAGATTATGGGGACAAAGAAATTATATCTGTGAAGAATATTTATTCAATTACTGAAGAGTTTCTGAAGGCTAAGGTTCAGGCTTTTAGGTGCAGCCTTTATAATTTAATTCAGCCAATGGGACAAAatccttttctttgggatgaaaAAGCAATCCAAGCttttattgaatttatagatAATGCACGGGAAAACAATCTTGAATTAAAGTGCACAATATTTGCTCTGGCTTCCATTCATGATGAACTGTTTAATGTGGTGGATCTGCTAACACCTTTCCGGAGTGTATGCCATTTTTTGGTACAAAAGAGACTTGCAAGACCAGTAAAACTTCAGAAACCTCTAGAGTTCTCCGTTCAGCTCCATTCTTACTTCTATTCTACCTATGACATGAAAATCGGAAGTGAAGAATCAGTGTACATAACACATGTTGATGACCCTTGGACATTTTATTGCCAGCTGGGAAGAAATGCAAGTATTTTAGAACAGCTGTCCCATCATATTACACAATTAAGTCAAGTTTTGCTGCATTTAAGAACATCTCACTTAGTCCCCGGCACATTGTGCCTTGCCAAGTATACTGATGGAAACTGGTGTAGGGGGGTAATCAtagaaaaagaaccaaataaaGTATTCTTTGTTGATTTTGGGAACATTCATGTGGTAACAAGTGATGATCTGTGCCCAGTGCCTAGTGATGCGCACAATGTCTTACTTTTGCCCATGCAAGCCATTAAATGTTCGTTATCTGATGTTCCCGATCATATACCAGAAGAAGTTACAGCGTGGTTTCGGGAGACTGTTTTAGATAAGTCATTGAAGGCTCTGGTCGTAGCGAAAGATCCAGATGGAAGACTGATTATTGAACTATACAATGATAGCATTCAAATTAATGCTACTATTAACGAGAAGTTAGGGCTCCGGGGTTACAAAGGTGggacaaggagaagaaaaagcaaagcacTCCTCTCTACAACTGAAACTCTTGAAGTGAAAAAGGAAGATGTGAAGTTGTCACCTACAGAGTATTTAAGTAAATCAGAGAACAAACCAGATAGTATGGCACTCTTAGGAGAAACATACAAACCTAAGATCAGCTCAGCATGTAGGGAACTCAAATTTTTACAGAGTTCAACAAAGACAAACTTAGTCACTCCGCACCAGGACTCcatgggaaataaaaataatcaagtgTCTCCATTAACAACAGACAAGAAATCAGAAAGTTCGCCGGAGCCCTCCTTGAAAGCCACAAAACTAGAAGCCTCTCTTTCAGAGAGAAAACTAAGAGATTCATGTGACAGAGGTTTGCCTCTAAAGATTTCTGAGCTCCCTAAAAAGGCCATAATGCCTGGATTTAAAACAACTGTGTATGTTTCTCATGTAAATGACCTTTCAGACTTTTACGTTCAGCTAACAGAAGATGAGGCTGAGATTGATCAtctttcagagaggttaaatgatacTAGAACAAGGCCTGAATATTATGCAGGCCCACCTTTGCAAAGAGGAGATGTAATACGTGCTGTTTTCCCAGAAGACAATTTATGGTATCGTGCTGTGGTCAAGGAACCACAACCCAATGACCTTCTCTCCGTGCAGTTTATAGATTATGGCAATGTCTCTGTGGTTCACGCAAACAAAATAGGCAAACTTGACCGTGTTAACGCGCTGTTACCAGGACTGTGCATTCCCTGTTCCTTAAAGGGATTTGGGGTTCCTGGGCTTTTAAACCATAAGGAAGTGACGCATTACTTTTCCCGAAGGACAGATGAGGCTCCGATAAGATGCGAATTTGTTCAGTTTCAAGACAAATGGGAAGTTACTCTTGCTGATGAACATGGGATCATAGCCGAAGATATAGTGAGCAGATATGCATTCAGTGAAAAATCTCAACTAGAATTTTCTACCCAAATAGTTCAAGGGGCCTGTTCCACATCGGTCAGCAAAACAGACGTAGACACTTCTATGTTTCTTAACTGGTATAATCCAAAGATGAAGATGATTAGAGCTTATGCCACGGTGATCGATGGACCTGAATATTTTTGGTGTCAGTTTGCGGATACCAAGAAACTTCAGCATTTAGAAGTGGAAGTTCAGACTGCGGGAGAGCAGGCGACAGATCAGAGAAGTCGTATCCACTGCCCTCGTATTGGAGATCCTTGCATAGTGAGATACAGAGAAGATGGGCATTATTATAGGGCCCTTGTCACCAGCATTTGTGAAGATTATCTTGTGTCCATCAGGCTTGTGGACTTTGGAAACATTGAAGACTCCGTGGACCCAAAAGCACTCTGGAACATCCCTTCTGAGCTTTTGGCTGTGCCCATGCAAGCCTTTCCATGTTGCCTCTCAGGATTTAATATTTCACAGGGCGCATGCCCTCGTGAGGGATGTGACTACTTTTATGAAATAGTCACAGAAGATGTGTTGGAGATAACAATATTAGACATCAAAAGGGACGTTTGTGATATCCCTTTAGCCATCGTTGACttgaaaagcaaaggtgaaagcattagtgagaaaatgaagaaatattctAAGATTGGTATGACTGGCAGTGATCTGAGATATGAAAAAAATGATGCAGAAATAAAGGGAGCTCTCGTGTTCCCCAGTCCCGATGTTGGACTTAAGAAATCAATCAGTAAACTTGGACAAGAGAGAATACTCCATGTTGAATCCCAGACAGCTGAGTTCTTGGAAAGACTCAACAAAGACTTAAACATCCTTGAAACGCAACCAGGTAAATTCTATGACCCCAAAACTGATAACATTTTTGAAGCTTTTGAAAACCCAGGCAAAGATAAGGTTGGCACTGAGTTGCTGGAAGAAAAAATCAAGGGCCTATTTGGTGACAAAGCAAAGTTTGATGATAAGTCCCCAATGTCAGGATTTAACACATTCTTACCACATGCCGCCGAAGCAAAGGAGGTCCTGGAACTAAATTCTCTCGAGGTACCACTTTCTCCTGACGACGAGTCCAAAGAGTTCCTGGAGCTGGAATCCATCGAGTTGCAGCATTCCCTGGTCGGGGATGAGGAGAAAGAAGATCTGGGCCTGGTGCCTCCAACCATTACTCTTCCCCAAGGCTGTGACCCAGAGGTCACCCTGCCACCATTGCCAGGGCAGCTGCCCCTCAACTGTGAAGATGAGAAACAGCCTGAACTAGAATTGCCTACAGCCCAGCTGTGTCTGGAGGACAGAATAAACCCTTTGTCTTTAACAGTTAGTCAGAAAGCCCAAGAATCCCTGTGCACTGAAGACGTGAGAGGATCCAGTTGTGCGGAAAGCTCTGATGAGGAGCGTAGGCTGCGCCTGCGCAGACAGACTTTCGATGCCAAGATGCAGATTGAAATGAGTATCTATAAAGAAGAATTTACAGAGTGTACAAACAGAGATGCCATGTCATCACTGACTGCTCTGTTTTCTGAAGAAGAATACAGAGATGCAAGGAAACACAATTACACCTTACCAGATCATATCCCAG CTCAACCAGAGAACGCGTACACTCTGAAAGGATTTACTGTTGGATCCAAATGTGTTGTGTGGTCAAGTCTCAGAAACACGTGGTCTAAGTGTGAGATTTTGGAAATAGCTGAAGAGGGCACAAAG